From Bombus huntii isolate Logan2020A chromosome 4, iyBomHunt1.1, whole genome shotgun sequence, one genomic window encodes:
- the LOC126864579 gene encoding bromodomain-containing protein 2-like isoform X2 translates to MSERSEAKMQQVDTISQNNSLDVEERERLCNIPKTSAPGKTTTTPATPAKEPPPRDEPPVEPVNGVVQPPVVPPPNRPGRVTNQLQFLQKGVLKPVWKHQFAWPFQQPVDAKKLNLPDYHKIIKQPMDLGTIKKRLENTYYWSGKECIQDFNTMFTNCYVYNKPGEDVVVMAQALEKLFLTKVAQMPKEEVELEPPVPKGPKGKKAGRVGAPVGGVAGAAGGTGRGRPSSGAAAVTSSVPNSLTPSATSAGTTGVIPMPPLGTQAPASVPGSTNTTTIAPPSTMGVTPMATHNSLPQQVVPPTSGYHAQPAMDPQAASAVPPPPQVPTAPTVMPPSQPAKLKKGVKRKADTTTPTANSFEPLYKLDPKNAKIPTRRESGRQIKKPTRQAEDGLVPFHQANMPLIGAMAQQPQHTTGKSKEKLSEALKSCNEILKELFSKKHSGYAWPFYKPVDAELLGLHDYHDIIKKPMDLGTVKTKMDNREYKTAQEFASDVRLIFTNCYKYNPPDHDVVAMARKLQDVFEMRYAKIPDEPMGSMVGMKGSSSSASSSGSESSSESDDSDEERTQKLVALQQELKAMQEQMRKLVEESGKKKSKKKKPDKTKSRPMSNKSSSLVASHTGAMKELMKPSGGIPSVSDSVGASIASVAMGAGDLKMPGGMGGDLHHPAIAVGPNKTHATGSMSHHLPTAANAKPKGKGRGPGKAATANTANKRPKANSRSAGTKKKNASSQPPPITFDSEDEDNAKPMSYDEKRQLSLDINKLPGDKLGRVVHIIQSREPSLRDSNPDEIEIDFETLKPSTLRELESYVASCLRKKPHKKVSGKSKDEQMAEKKQELEKRLQDVTGQLGNVKKTAKKEDSSKSVDVVGTGGASGPSRLSASSSSSSDSDSSSSSLSSSSSDSSDSEAGNSSNRPPRKKAKKNTPSAGPPSTTTTVTSAPTLNHTGGLLMNNQPPTNSTGPITKPTVTQSSNVSSEQGGNSQQSVAVATVTTGQGMPVAGHASMPAQPPRSTAMVTTAPVKKPTPPPATTSNPPTPPPSVTPTNTNSIVASPVVPQPPQPPTSVSSFPNANAPVSTDGATLTQQSDLLQPYNTLAPVPTTQTSLEQTMSLKKKSHIPMIQTPHTTNNNTNLNLLPDVKTPVNMMPASMASNLNLGNISMTNLNMNLSQGLATHMSMHNQLESMINTTSPLTNIQNSHNATMSQQHSNGFSNIKRENSPPNMLNNNGIAGLNMGMNMGGMGSIFDPMPIVSMPMQISQIPIKKEEKSISVPQSQIPQKSMDEMSTGMPPMGNHSSSQLMPEKKMTPPDSKNPVSNFASAFKNKTVEQNVKNASSWSSLAQASSPQSAAGSSMKSAAQDSFQAFKKQAKEKQDRQRALLEQQEMRRQQKEQAERERLRQESERRREREEEDALDKVRKTVGDQQGNVMTATSRAEEVKAIVDTDSSSPSHSSSQDKAAAERERQRLREQERRRREAMAGQIDMNMQSDLMAAFEESL, encoded by the exons ATGTCGGAAAG AAGCGAAGCCAAGATGCAGCAGGTGGACACTATCTCGCAAAATAATTCG TTAGATGTGGAGGAGCGAGAAAGGCTGTGTAATATACCGAAG ACAAGTGCACCTGGTAAGACAACGACTACGCCAGCAACTCCGGCAAAGGAGCCACCACCACGTGATGAGCCACCCGTGGAACCTGTGAATGGTGTAGTCCAACCACCTGTTGTGCCTCCACCTAATCGTCCAGGACGTGTTACCAATCAACTGCAATTTCTCCAGAAAGGTGTACTCAAGCCAGTATGGAAGCATCAATTTGCGTGGCCTTTCCAGCAACCTGTAGATGCGAAAAAGCTCAATCTGCCA GATTACCACAAAATTATAAAGCAGCCAATGGATCTGGGCACAATCAAAAAACGATTAGAGAATACGTATTATTGGAGTGGGAAAGAATGCATTCAAGACTTCAATACAATGTTCACCAATTGTTATGTTTACAACAAACCTGGAGAAGATGTTGTGGTTATGGCACAAGCTctcgaaaaattatttctcacAAAG GTTGCACAAATGCCAAAAGAGGAGGTGGAACTCGAACCCCCAGTTCCAAAAGGACCCAAGGGCAAGAAAGCTGGCAGAGTTGGAGCACCAGTAGGTGGTGTGGCAGGGGCTGCAGGAGGTACAGGTCGAGGTCGACCTTCCTCTGGTGCAGCTGCAGTTACTTCCAGTGTACCAAATAGCCTAACGCCTTCAGCTACATCAGCTGGGACAACAGGTGTAATTCCTATGCCTCCTCTTGGCACCCAAGCACCTGCATCTGTACCTGGGAGCACTAATACAACTACTATTGCTCCTCCATCAACTATGGGAGTTACCCCCATGGCTACACATAACTCTCTGCCTCAACAAGTGGTCCCTCCAACTAGCGGTTACCATGCACAACCAGCAATGGATCCACAAGCAGCTTCTGCTGTGCCTCCTCCTCCACAAGTTCCCACTGCACCTACGGTAATGCCTCCATCTCAACCAGCAAAACTTAAAAAGGGAGTGAAGAGAAAGGCTGATACCACAACTCCTACTGCGAATTCTTTCGAACCTCTATATAAACTGGATCCTAAAAATGCCAAAATACCCACAAGGCGAGAGTCTGGCCGACAAATAAAGAAG CCAACGAGGCAAGCGGAAGACGGCTTAGTGCCATTCCACCAGGCCAACATGCCTCTGATCGGGGCAATGGCCCAACAG CCTCAACATACTACTGGGAAGTCGAAAGAAAAGCTTTCAGAAGCTTTGAAATCCTGTAACGAGattttgaaagaattattCTCAAAGAAACATTCG GGATATGCATGGCCATTTTATAAACCGGTTGATGCAGAACTCCTGGGCCTCCACGATTATCATGATATTATCAAGAAACCAATGGATCTTGGTACTGTAAAG ACAAAAATGGATAATCGTGAATATAAAACAGCGCAAGAGTTCGCTAGTGATGTGAGACTCATATTCACtaattgttataaatacaATCCTCCTGACCATGACGTTGTTGCAATGGCTAGGAAACTTCAAGATGTTTTTGAAATGAG GTATGCGAAAATTCCGGATGAACCAATGGGAAGTATGGTTGGCATGAAAGGTAGCAGTAGTAGTGCTAGCAGTTCCGGATCCGAAAGTTCTTCTGAGAGTGATGATTCAGATGAAGAACGTACTCAAAAATTAGTAGCTTTACAGCAAGag CTGAAAGCTATGCAAGAACAAATGAGGAAATTAGTGGAAGAAAGtggtaaaaagaaaagtaaaaaaaagaaaccagATAAGACAAAGTCAAGGCCAATGAGCAATAAAAGTAGTAGCCTAGTTGCCAGTCATACTGGTGCCATGAAAGAACTAATGAAACCAAGTGGTGGAATCCCAAGTGTCTCTGATAGTGTTGGTGCTAGTATAGCCAGTGTTGCAATGGGAGCGGGTGATTTAAAAATGCCTGGTGGTATGGGTGGTGATCTTCATCATCCTGCAATAGCGGTAGGACCTAATAAAACTCATGCAACAGGAAGCATGAGTCATCATCTGCCAACGGCGGCAAATGCTAAGCCAAAGGGAAAAGGAAGAGGGCCTGGGAAAGCTGCAACAGCAAATACTGCAAATAAGAGGCCAAAAGCAAATAGCAGATCGGCTGGAACTAAGAAGAAAAACGCTAGTAGTCAACCGCCACCCATTACATTTGACTCAGAAGATGAAGATAATGCTAAGCCAATGTCTTATGATGAGAAAAGGCAACTTAGTTtggatattaataaattacctG gAGATAAATTAGGACGTGTTGTGCATATAATACAATCTCGGGAGCCTTCATTAAGAGATTCCAATCCAGATGAAATTGAGATTGATTTTGAAACATTGAAACCATCCACACTGAGAGAATTAGAAAGCTATGTCGCTTCGTGTCTTAGAAAAAAGCCAC ATAAAAAAGTCAGTGGTAAATCTAAGGATGAACAAATGGCAGAGAAAAAACAGGAGCTAGAGAAAAGATTACAAGATGTTACAGGGCAATTAGGCAATGTTAAGAAAACAGCTAAAAAAG AGGACAGTAGTAAATCAGTCGATGTAGTTGGAACTGGAGGAGCTAGTGGGCCTTCGCGATTGTCAGCATCGAGCAGTAGTAGCAGTGATAGTGATTCCAGCAGTAGTTCTCTTTCTTCGAGCTCCAGTGATTCAAGCGACAGTGAAGCAG GAAACTCTTCCAATCGTCCTCCAAGAAAGAAAGCAAAGAAGAACACACCAAGCGCAGGGCCACCTTCCACAACGACTACAGTTACATCG GCACCTACATTGAATCATACTGGAGGTCTTTTAATGAACAATCAACCTCCAACAAATTCTACGGGACCAATAACAAAACCAACTGTAACACAATCTAGCAACGTTTCTTCAGAACAAG gtGGTAATAGTCAACAGTCTGTGGCAGTAGCAACTGTTACAACTGGTCAAGGAATGCCTGTAGCAGGTCACGCATCCATGCCAGCGCAACCACCGCGATCCACGGCTATGGTTACGACTGCTCCTGTAAAAAAACCTACACCGCCACCAGCTACTACATCTAATCCACCAACTCCACCACCGAGTGTTACACCTACAAATACGAATTCTATAGTAGCTTCACCGGTTGTGCCTCAGCCACCGCAGCCACCAACATCCGTCAGTTCTTTCCCAAATGCAAACGCACCTGTATCTACAGACGGGGCAACTTTAACACAACAGTCAGACCTTTTGCAACCATACAATACTCTAG CTCCTGTGCCTACTACGCAAACGTCGTTGGAACAAACGAtgtcattaaaaaaaaagtcgCACATACCAATGATTCAAACACCACATacaacaaataataatacaaatttaaatttactgCCTGATGTAAAAACACCAGTGAATATGATGCCTGCAAGTATGGCATCTAATTTAAATCTGGGAAATATTAGCATGACAAATCTTAATATGAATTTGTCACAAGGATTGGCCACGCATATGTCAATGCACAATCAACTAGAGAGTATGATAAATACAACATCACCATTGACCAATATACAAAATTCTCATAACGCTACAATGTCGCAACAGCATTCCAATGGATTTTCCAATATTAAGCGTGAGAATTCTCCTCCTAATATGTTGAATAATAATGGTATAGCTGGTCTTAATATGGGGATGAATATGGGTGGAATGGGCTCAATTTTTGATCCCATGCCCATCGTTTCTATGCCAATGCAAATATCTCAAATACCAAtcaagaaagaagaaaaatcgataTCAGTTCCTCAGTCACAAATACCACAAAAATCTATGGAtg AAATGAGTACAGGAATGCCACCAATGGGAAATCATTCGAGTTCGCAGCTCATGCCTGAGAAAAAGATGACACCGCCTGATTCGAAAAATCCTGTGTCGAATTTTGCTTCAGCTTTTAAAAACAAG ACTGTAGAACAAAATGTGAAAAATGCTTCATCATGGTCATCTTTAGCACAAGCATCGAGTCCCCAATCTGCAGCAGGAAGTAGTATGAAAAGCGCTGCACAGGATTCATTCCAAGCATTCAAAAAGCAAGCAAAGGAAAAACAAGATAGG cAAAGAGCTCTGTTGGAACAACAAGAAATGCGTAGACAACAGAAAGAACAAGCAGAACGAGAGCGCTTACGGCAAGAgagcgaaagaagaagagaacgagaagaagaagatgcaTTAGACAAGGTCAGGAAAACTGTTGGTGATCAACAAGGAAACGTAATGACTGCTACATCAAGGGCAGAAGAGGTCAAAGCTATTGTCGATACTGATAGTAGTAGTCCAAGCCATTCATCCAGTCAAGACAAGGCTGCAGCTGAAAGAGAACGTCAAAGACTACGAGAACAAGAACGACGACGGCGCGAAGCG aTGGCTGGACAGATCGATATGAATATGCAAAGTGACTTGATGGCTGCGTTTGAGGaatcgttataa
- the LOC126864579 gene encoding bromodomain-containing protein 2-like isoform X6, protein MSERSEAKMQQVDTISQNNSLDVEERERLCNIPKTSAPGKTTTTPATPAKEPPPRDEPPVEPVNGVVQPPVVPPPNRPGRVTNQLQFLQKGVLKPVWKHQFAWPFQQPVDAKKLNLPDYHKIIKQPMDLGTIKKRLENTYYWSGKECIQDFNTMFTNCYVYNKPGEDVVVMAQALEKLFLTKVAQMPKEEVELEPPVPKGPKGKKAGRVGAPVGGVAGAAGGTGRGRPSSGAAAVTSSVPNSLTPSATSAGTTGVIPMPPLGTQAPASVPGSTNTTTIAPPSTMGVTPMATHNSLPQQVVPPTSGYHAQPAMDPQAASAVPPPPQVPTAPTVMPPSQPAKLKKGVKRKADTTTPTANSFEPLYKLDPKNAKIPTRRESGRQIKKPQHTTGKSKEKLSEALKSCNEILKELFSKKHSGYAWPFYKPVDAELLGLHDYHDIIKKPMDLGTVKTKMDNREYKTAQEFASDVRLIFTNCYKYNPPDHDVVAMARKLQDVFEMRYAKIPDEPMGSMVGMKGSSSSASSSGSESSSESDDSDEERTQKLVALQQELKAMQEQMRKLVEESGKKKSKKKKPDKTKSRPMSNKSSSLVASHTGAMKELMKPSGGIPSVSDSVGASIASVAMGAGDLKMPGGMGGDLHHPAIAVGPNKTHATGSMSHHLPTAANAKPKGKGRGPGKAATANTANKRPKANSRSAGTKKKNASSQPPPITFDSEDEDNAKPMSYDEKRQLSLDINKLPGDKLGRVVHIIQSREPSLRDSNPDEIEIDFETLKPSTLRELESYVASCLRKKPHKKVSGKSKDEQMAEKKQELEKRLQDVTGQLGNVKKTAKKEDSSKSVDVVGTGGASGPSRLSASSSSSSDSDSSSSSLSSSSSDSSDSEAGNSSNRPPRKKAKKNTPSAGPPSTTTTVTSAPTLNHTGGLLMNNQPPTNSTGPITKPTVTQSSNVSSEQGGNSQQSVAVATVTTGQGMPVAGHASMPAQPPRSTAMVTTAPVKKPTPPPATTSNPPTPPPSVTPTNTNSIVASPVVPQPPQPPTSVSSFPNANAPVSTDGATLTQQSDLLQPYNTLAPVPTTQTSLEQTMSLKKKSHIPMIQTPHTTNNNTNLNLLPDVKTPVNMMPASMASNLNLGNISMTNLNMNLSQGLATHMSMHNQLESMINTTSPLTNIQNSHNATMSQQHSNGFSNIKRENSPPNMLNNNGIAGLNMGMNMGGMGSIFDPMPIVSMPMQISQIPIKKEEKSISVPQSQIPQKSMDAGALFAEMSTGMPPMGNHSSSQLMPEKKMTPPDSKNPVSNFASAFKNKTVEQNVKNASSWSSLAQASSPQSAAGSSMKSAAQDSFQAFKKQAKEKQDRQRALLEQQEMRRQQKEQAERERLRQESERRREREEEDALDKVRKTVGDQQGNVMTATSRAEEVKAIVDTDSSSPSHSSSQDKAAAERERQRLREQERRRREAMAGQIDMNMQSDLMAAFEESL, encoded by the exons ATGTCGGAAAG AAGCGAAGCCAAGATGCAGCAGGTGGACACTATCTCGCAAAATAATTCG TTAGATGTGGAGGAGCGAGAAAGGCTGTGTAATATACCGAAG ACAAGTGCACCTGGTAAGACAACGACTACGCCAGCAACTCCGGCAAAGGAGCCACCACCACGTGATGAGCCACCCGTGGAACCTGTGAATGGTGTAGTCCAACCACCTGTTGTGCCTCCACCTAATCGTCCAGGACGTGTTACCAATCAACTGCAATTTCTCCAGAAAGGTGTACTCAAGCCAGTATGGAAGCATCAATTTGCGTGGCCTTTCCAGCAACCTGTAGATGCGAAAAAGCTCAATCTGCCA GATTACCACAAAATTATAAAGCAGCCAATGGATCTGGGCACAATCAAAAAACGATTAGAGAATACGTATTATTGGAGTGGGAAAGAATGCATTCAAGACTTCAATACAATGTTCACCAATTGTTATGTTTACAACAAACCTGGAGAAGATGTTGTGGTTATGGCACAAGCTctcgaaaaattatttctcacAAAG GTTGCACAAATGCCAAAAGAGGAGGTGGAACTCGAACCCCCAGTTCCAAAAGGACCCAAGGGCAAGAAAGCTGGCAGAGTTGGAGCACCAGTAGGTGGTGTGGCAGGGGCTGCAGGAGGTACAGGTCGAGGTCGACCTTCCTCTGGTGCAGCTGCAGTTACTTCCAGTGTACCAAATAGCCTAACGCCTTCAGCTACATCAGCTGGGACAACAGGTGTAATTCCTATGCCTCCTCTTGGCACCCAAGCACCTGCATCTGTACCTGGGAGCACTAATACAACTACTATTGCTCCTCCATCAACTATGGGAGTTACCCCCATGGCTACACATAACTCTCTGCCTCAACAAGTGGTCCCTCCAACTAGCGGTTACCATGCACAACCAGCAATGGATCCACAAGCAGCTTCTGCTGTGCCTCCTCCTCCACAAGTTCCCACTGCACCTACGGTAATGCCTCCATCTCAACCAGCAAAACTTAAAAAGGGAGTGAAGAGAAAGGCTGATACCACAACTCCTACTGCGAATTCTTTCGAACCTCTATATAAACTGGATCCTAAAAATGCCAAAATACCCACAAGGCGAGAGTCTGGCCGACAAATAAAGAAG CCTCAACATACTACTGGGAAGTCGAAAGAAAAGCTTTCAGAAGCTTTGAAATCCTGTAACGAGattttgaaagaattattCTCAAAGAAACATTCG GGATATGCATGGCCATTTTATAAACCGGTTGATGCAGAACTCCTGGGCCTCCACGATTATCATGATATTATCAAGAAACCAATGGATCTTGGTACTGTAAAG ACAAAAATGGATAATCGTGAATATAAAACAGCGCAAGAGTTCGCTAGTGATGTGAGACTCATATTCACtaattgttataaatacaATCCTCCTGACCATGACGTTGTTGCAATGGCTAGGAAACTTCAAGATGTTTTTGAAATGAG GTATGCGAAAATTCCGGATGAACCAATGGGAAGTATGGTTGGCATGAAAGGTAGCAGTAGTAGTGCTAGCAGTTCCGGATCCGAAAGTTCTTCTGAGAGTGATGATTCAGATGAAGAACGTACTCAAAAATTAGTAGCTTTACAGCAAGag CTGAAAGCTATGCAAGAACAAATGAGGAAATTAGTGGAAGAAAGtggtaaaaagaaaagtaaaaaaaagaaaccagATAAGACAAAGTCAAGGCCAATGAGCAATAAAAGTAGTAGCCTAGTTGCCAGTCATACTGGTGCCATGAAAGAACTAATGAAACCAAGTGGTGGAATCCCAAGTGTCTCTGATAGTGTTGGTGCTAGTATAGCCAGTGTTGCAATGGGAGCGGGTGATTTAAAAATGCCTGGTGGTATGGGTGGTGATCTTCATCATCCTGCAATAGCGGTAGGACCTAATAAAACTCATGCAACAGGAAGCATGAGTCATCATCTGCCAACGGCGGCAAATGCTAAGCCAAAGGGAAAAGGAAGAGGGCCTGGGAAAGCTGCAACAGCAAATACTGCAAATAAGAGGCCAAAAGCAAATAGCAGATCGGCTGGAACTAAGAAGAAAAACGCTAGTAGTCAACCGCCACCCATTACATTTGACTCAGAAGATGAAGATAATGCTAAGCCAATGTCTTATGATGAGAAAAGGCAACTTAGTTtggatattaataaattacctG gAGATAAATTAGGACGTGTTGTGCATATAATACAATCTCGGGAGCCTTCATTAAGAGATTCCAATCCAGATGAAATTGAGATTGATTTTGAAACATTGAAACCATCCACACTGAGAGAATTAGAAAGCTATGTCGCTTCGTGTCTTAGAAAAAAGCCAC ATAAAAAAGTCAGTGGTAAATCTAAGGATGAACAAATGGCAGAGAAAAAACAGGAGCTAGAGAAAAGATTACAAGATGTTACAGGGCAATTAGGCAATGTTAAGAAAACAGCTAAAAAAG AGGACAGTAGTAAATCAGTCGATGTAGTTGGAACTGGAGGAGCTAGTGGGCCTTCGCGATTGTCAGCATCGAGCAGTAGTAGCAGTGATAGTGATTCCAGCAGTAGTTCTCTTTCTTCGAGCTCCAGTGATTCAAGCGACAGTGAAGCAG GAAACTCTTCCAATCGTCCTCCAAGAAAGAAAGCAAAGAAGAACACACCAAGCGCAGGGCCACCTTCCACAACGACTACAGTTACATCG GCACCTACATTGAATCATACTGGAGGTCTTTTAATGAACAATCAACCTCCAACAAATTCTACGGGACCAATAACAAAACCAACTGTAACACAATCTAGCAACGTTTCTTCAGAACAAG gtGGTAATAGTCAACAGTCTGTGGCAGTAGCAACTGTTACAACTGGTCAAGGAATGCCTGTAGCAGGTCACGCATCCATGCCAGCGCAACCACCGCGATCCACGGCTATGGTTACGACTGCTCCTGTAAAAAAACCTACACCGCCACCAGCTACTACATCTAATCCACCAACTCCACCACCGAGTGTTACACCTACAAATACGAATTCTATAGTAGCTTCACCGGTTGTGCCTCAGCCACCGCAGCCACCAACATCCGTCAGTTCTTTCCCAAATGCAAACGCACCTGTATCTACAGACGGGGCAACTTTAACACAACAGTCAGACCTTTTGCAACCATACAATACTCTAG CTCCTGTGCCTACTACGCAAACGTCGTTGGAACAAACGAtgtcattaaaaaaaaagtcgCACATACCAATGATTCAAACACCACATacaacaaataataatacaaatttaaatttactgCCTGATGTAAAAACACCAGTGAATATGATGCCTGCAAGTATGGCATCTAATTTAAATCTGGGAAATATTAGCATGACAAATCTTAATATGAATTTGTCACAAGGATTGGCCACGCATATGTCAATGCACAATCAACTAGAGAGTATGATAAATACAACATCACCATTGACCAATATACAAAATTCTCATAACGCTACAATGTCGCAACAGCATTCCAATGGATTTTCCAATATTAAGCGTGAGAATTCTCCTCCTAATATGTTGAATAATAATGGTATAGCTGGTCTTAATATGGGGATGAATATGGGTGGAATGGGCTCAATTTTTGATCCCATGCCCATCGTTTCTATGCCAATGCAAATATCTCAAATACCAAtcaagaaagaagaaaaatcgataTCAGTTCCTCAGTCACAAATACCACAAAAATCTATGGAtg CCGGAGCTCTTTTTGCAGAAATGAGTACAGGAATGCCACCAATGGGAAATCATTCGAGTTCGCAGCTCATGCCTGAGAAAAAGATGACACCGCCTGATTCGAAAAATCCTGTGTCGAATTTTGCTTCAGCTTTTAAAAACAAG ACTGTAGAACAAAATGTGAAAAATGCTTCATCATGGTCATCTTTAGCACAAGCATCGAGTCCCCAATCTGCAGCAGGAAGTAGTATGAAAAGCGCTGCACAGGATTCATTCCAAGCATTCAAAAAGCAAGCAAAGGAAAAACAAGATAGG cAAAGAGCTCTGTTGGAACAACAAGAAATGCGTAGACAACAGAAAGAACAAGCAGAACGAGAGCGCTTACGGCAAGAgagcgaaagaagaagagaacgagaagaagaagatgcaTTAGACAAGGTCAGGAAAACTGTTGGTGATCAACAAGGAAACGTAATGACTGCTACATCAAGGGCAGAAGAGGTCAAAGCTATTGTCGATACTGATAGTAGTAGTCCAAGCCATTCATCCAGTCAAGACAAGGCTGCAGCTGAAAGAGAACGTCAAAGACTACGAGAACAAGAACGACGACGGCGCGAAGCG aTGGCTGGACAGATCGATATGAATATGCAAAGTGACTTGATGGCTGCGTTTGAGGaatcgttataa